In a single window of the Cucurbita pepo subsp. pepo cultivar mu-cu-16 chromosome LG18, ASM280686v2, whole genome shotgun sequence genome:
- the LOC111780401 gene encoding uncharacterized protein LOC111780401 → MDPPPPSGATTAAVAAAANFAATSMQHNNYQDSVESSPRSHNADWDDPLPPVPGAKLRLMCSYGGHIIPRPHDRTLCYVGGETRIVIVDRHSALSDLCIRLSRTLLNGRSFTLKYQLPHEDLDSLISIATDEDLENMIEEYDRIAMALPPKPLRIRLFLFFTKPETVASMGSLLDDAKHETWFVDALNNSAVMIPRGLSDSATMECMVNIDADHGSDSCNDLENEGRDSLGHIDKQIATNGNSAQDVQSIPDSPAVENGSSFGSSSSVPSMSNLPPIRVHVEEVEGRVQDPKAGLEEQFGQMNFGVPPIPTALAAAGTIQSGAISNHANANRAFPDNERPDQMGTVVYRKPPLPLQTLQNRAVADPAVSGGFSLPSPDSAASESSITFANSQSKPMYFQDQIMRDNTVPAIPIAESDGFMASQQVPIQQHLHDPAYVLTSQLDQKQPQQPQQFIHTTTHYIHHHHPAGAGHVPVQSYYHPIYTQTPSQQQHHQPIDQQYSVYLMPITQAQPTYNMSVQSSPAETSMAAPNWQASASPSIVPSPVIYNDSNQPSLYPQKVTAAMPEMAGSVYRTAVTSTPSPLLQVPHNQFQQPYMGLPQMNYPSQSIAVTPAPSSTANYGYDYTNAPVQNIPAATLMASQYQAMTQAAAVALSDASRLLPADGTQQQISNS, encoded by the exons ATGGATCCACCACCACCGTCCGGTGCAACAACGGCCGCCGTGGCCGCCGCCGCTAACTTTGCAGCGACCTCCATGCAGCACAACAACTATCAGGATTCCGTAGAATCCTCACCCCGGTCCCACAATGCCGACTGGGATGACCCTCTCCCGCCAGTTCCAGGCGCCAAGCTCCGCCTCATGTGCAGCTATGGCGGCCACATTATCCCTCGTCCTCACGATAGGACCCTCTGCTACGTCGGCGGCGAGACCCGTATTGTCATTGTTGACCGTCATTCCGCTCTTTCCGACCTCTGCATTCGCCTCTCCCGAACCCTCCTTAATGGCCGCTCATTCACCCTTAAGTACCAGCTCCCTCACGAAGATCTCGATTCCTTGATTTCAATCGCGACGGATGAGGATCTGGAGAACATGATCGAAGAATATGACCGAATCGCCATGGCTTTGCCGCCAAAACCTTTGCGAATCCGTTTGTTCCTCTTCTTCACCAAGCCTGAAACCGTGGCTTCTATGGGTTCGTTGCTCGACGATGCCAAACACGAAACGTGGTTTGTTGATGCCCTAAATAACTCCGCTGTGATGATTCCGAGAGGGCTTTCCGATTCGGCTACCATGGAGTGTATGGTGAATATCGACGCGGATCATGGGAGTGATTCGTGTAATGATTTGGAAAATGAAGGTCGCGATTCTCTAGGGCATATTGACAAACAGATTGCGACGAACGGTAATTCCGCCCAAGATGTGCAATCGATTCCTGATTCTCCTGCTGTGGAAAATGGTTCTTCGTTTGGTTCGTCTTCTTCGGTACCGTCAATGTCCAACTTGCCGCCGATACGCGTCCATGTAGAGGAGGTGGAGGGCAGAGTTCAAGATCCGAAGGCGGGACTGGAGGAACAGTTTGGGCAGATGAATTTTGGCGTACCTCCAATTCCAACGGCGTTGGCTGCTGCCGGAACTATTCAATCAGGTGCTATTTCAAATCATGCGAATGCTAATCGGGCTTTTCCCGACAACGAGAGACCGGACCAGATGGGCACGGTGGTGTATCGGAAGCCTCCATTGCCATTGCAGACCTTGCAAAACAGGGCTGTTGCTGATCCTGCCGTTAGCGGTGGTTTTAGTCTACCGTCGCCGGATTCTGCTGCCAG CGAAAGTAGCATAACATTTGCAAATTCTCAGTCCAAACCAATGTATTTTCAAGATCAAATCATGAGAGACAACACAGTCCCAGCCATTCCCATTGCAGAAAGCGATGGTTTCATGGCAAGTCAACAAGTACCAATTCAACAACACCTCCATGACCCTGCCTATGTATTAACATCACAATTAGATCAGAAGCAGCCACAACAACCGCAGCAATTCATCCACACCACCACCCATTACATCCATCACCACCATCCTGCAGGGGCCGGGCACGTCCCGGTTCAATCGTATTATCATCCTATTTACACTCAAACACCATCTCAACAGCAACATCATCAACCAATCGATCAGCAATACTCGGTGTATCTAATGCCGATAACGCAGGCTCAACCAACCTACAACATGTCTGTGCAATCTAGCCCTGCTGAGACTTCAATGGCTGCACCCAACTGGCAGGCATCTGCTAGTCCTTCCATTGTCCCTTCCCCAGTTATCTATAATGATAGTAATCAACCGTCCCTGTATCCTCAGAAAGTTACAGCAGCTATGCCTGAAATGGCGGGGAGTGTGTACAGAACTGCGGTGACATCGACTCCTTCTCCCTTATTACAGGTTCCTCACAACCAGTTCCAGCAACCTTACATGGGTCTTCCCCAAATGAACTATCCATCTCAGTCGATAGCGGTCACTCCCGCTCCGTCGAGCACTGCTAATTATGGTTATGATTACACTAATGCTCCAGTGCAGAACATCCCTGCGGCTACCCTGATGGCTTCTCAGTACCAAGCTATGACACAGGCAGCAGCGGTGGCTCTATCAGATGCTTCTAGGCTTCTTCCTGCAGATGGTACACAGCAGCAGATCAGCAACTCATAG